In Bacillus sp. KH172YL63, one genomic interval encodes:
- a CDS encoding permease: MLDLIGESAKTSLGYFWKSGWAFVLGYLISSMIQAFVQKDKMVKYMGDASLKSVGLSSLFGAISSSCSFAALAAGRNLFKKGAHFIPTLAFLFASTNLVIELGILIYIFLGWQFVVAEMIGGVILILVTWVLVKLTFPKKLVEEAREHVEDEEEENEEFDWKDKIRSREGWLQVGHEFVMNWKMVWKEITIGFTIAGMMATFISEDTWKSFFLADQPDSFLKVMENALIGPLVAMLTFIGSMGNIPISTILASSGVAFAGIMAFIYSDLVVPPIVAVHKKYYGLKTALYIAGVFYVSIILTALGMHYGFTAMGLLPEDAKQVMNEDPFKIDYTFWLNIVFAVVAGVSIYLNGLFKKSDAHAHMMQMEGDSKFKTIVTYACLLYLAVGMVLFMI; this comes from the coding sequence TTGTTGGATTTAATTGGCGAATCAGCCAAGACCTCTCTGGGGTACTTTTGGAAGTCGGGCTGGGCATTTGTACTGGGGTACTTGATCAGCTCCATGATCCAGGCGTTTGTCCAGAAGGATAAGATGGTGAAGTATATGGGGGATGCGAGCTTAAAATCGGTCGGATTGTCCTCGCTCTTTGGGGCGATCAGTTCATCTTGTTCCTTTGCGGCCCTGGCGGCAGGAAGGAATTTATTTAAAAAAGGGGCACACTTCATTCCGACACTGGCCTTCTTGTTTGCTTCTACCAATTTGGTTATCGAGCTGGGCATCCTGATCTACATTTTCCTCGGCTGGCAGTTCGTTGTGGCCGAAATGATCGGCGGAGTGATACTGATTCTGGTCACATGGGTGCTGGTAAAACTGACATTCCCGAAGAAGTTAGTGGAAGAAGCCAGGGAGCATGTTGAAGATGAAGAGGAAGAGAATGAAGAATTCGATTGGAAAGACAAGATCAGGTCAAGGGAAGGCTGGCTGCAGGTTGGTCATGAATTCGTCATGAACTGGAAGATGGTATGGAAGGAGATCACGATCGGGTTCACGATTGCCGGGATGATGGCGACCTTTATCTCGGAAGATACGTGGAAGAGCTTTTTTCTGGCAGATCAGCCTGACTCATTCTTAAAGGTAATGGAAAACGCCCTGATTGGTCCGTTGGTGGCCATGCTCACTTTTATCGGGTCAATGGGGAATATTCCGATTTCGACGATACTCGCTTCGAGCGGTGTCGCATTTGCAGGCATCATGGCATTCATTTATTCCGATCTGGTCGTTCCGCCTATCGTAGCGGTTCATAAAAAGTATTACGGCCTGAAAACGGCACTGTACATTGCAGGTGTCTTTTACGTTTCCATCATCTTGACGGCACTCGGCATGCATTACGGATTCACAGCGATGGGCCTTCTGCCGGAAGATGCGAAGCAGGTCATGAATGAAGATCCGTTTAAGATCGACTATACGTTCTGGCTGAATATCGTTTTTGCCGTCGTGGCAGGGGTGAGCATTTACTTGAATGGATTATTCAAGAAGTCAGATGCCCACGCTCACATGATGCAAATGGAAGGGGACTCGAAGTTCAAGACGATTGTGACTTATGCATGCCTGCTTTATCTGGCTGTAGGGATGGTACTGTTTATGATATAG
- a CDS encoding LAGLIDADG family homing endonuclease, whose translation MEDWEAAYLAGIIDGEGSITLTRMHEKEHRRPCITIASTDYELLEYIKLLTNGHITNKKNYHPDRHLNSYTITIKTKDQVLFILKSIYPFLRVKKKKKRASWILEHYDRVTIRNGKYSPDKLKQKVFFEEEFFKL comes from the coding sequence ATGGAAGATTGGGAAGCCGCTTATCTGGCAGGAATTATTGATGGTGAAGGTTCGATTACTTTGACACGCATGCATGAAAAAGAACATAGGCGCCCATGCATTACCATTGCCTCAACCGATTATGAATTGCTGGAATATATCAAATTATTAACAAATGGGCATATTACTAACAAAAAGAACTACCATCCAGATCGCCACTTAAATTCTTATACAATTACGATCAAAACAAAGGATCAAGTACTGTTTATATTAAAATCAATCTACCCCTTTCTAAGGGTTAAAAAGAAGAAAAAACGTGCTTCTTGGATACTTGAACATTATGATAGGGTGACAATCAGAAACGGAAAGTATAGTCCGGATAAATTAAAACAAAAAGTATTTTTTGAAGAGGAATTTTTCAAATTATGA